ATCTCATCGTACAGGGCTTCTATCTGCTTTGAAGGGATGTTCTTTTTACTCATTTATCTGGTGTTGGTCTTTAAAATAACTCCTGATTAAAGGAAACGCTAAAATACATTCCATTTATCCAATCGGGTGGAACCCCGGAGTTAGTTCCGGATTTCCCCACTCCCGTGCGAACGCAAATTCGGCGTAACCAATCCTTTCACATGGGCAGTATTGCATTCCGGTAGATTCTTTTAGCACCATTCACCCCACTAAAATAGCATTTTCCGGTAAGTCAGGGCTAATTCAATCCGTTGCTGAAAAACCGATGAAATGAAGATTTGCGCAATGCGCATTCTACACTTGGTCCGTGCGACACGCGCTGGCCAGAGAGGGCTCAGGGCACAAAAAAATCTTTTTATGGGCGTTTTTGGAGACAATATCAGGGACATAAGAGTACAAAAAGGCCTCTCTCAGCAGCAGGTGGCCGAACATATTGGTACTTCTCTCACACAGGTATGGCGCTGGGAGGCCGGGCAGACCGCCCCATCTATTGACAATGCCGCGCTGCTGGCCAGGTTCTACAATGTTTCTCTCGACAGGCTCTGCGGGCTTCACGCACCGCCAGACCTTGACCTGGAAGGATTGGACGGAGCGCAGAT
The Cryomorphaceae bacterium DNA segment above includes these coding regions:
- a CDS encoding XRE family transcriptional regulator translates to MKICAMRILHLVRATRAGQRGLRAQKNLFMGVFGDNIRDIRVQKGLSQQQVAEHIGTSLTQVWRWEAGQTAPSIDNAALLARFYNVSLDRLCGLHAPPDLDLEGLDGAQIEALQAVVAAFKR